One genomic region from Oceanispirochaeta sp. encodes:
- a CDS encoding glycoside hydrolase family 3 protein has protein sequence MALHTKRLLHLFFFFGVIYPLTSLDFSSKIPNEQLVEELLDSMTDEDILGQVFMLGYMGETASEVIMDWITEKKIGGIKIFGWNANDLSVLADTIGNMQDGALNTEFKIPLIIATDQEGGWVRHIKGETSITPGNLALGASGIPYDSYMTGLYIGQELRRLGINMNFAPTVDVYLNPLADVIGPRAFSQDPIQTGSLGTAFFKGMEEAAVISTAKHFPGHGNADEDSHGTLPVIPSTLDFLESHDLIPYKMMIKEGLPAIMVGHLAFPNITENMKPASLCPIFLKDILRDEMNYEGLVITDDLVMQGARYNNRSLPEVCETALRAGSDILLISRNPDVHEEIWQYLIKLMKVDPGFAQDVRTAASRVLKIKAKYLKRPDHVPFHPSSVGIKEDIPGRDSKEFFFGQAARSTTLVRQSVIPVPFNSTALICGLYSDFRRQGEAMFEGSSLKIPYSFDNNEKWDVISRIRQRAEDYDFIIFSLSRYQDLYILKELEDLAEKIIVLSSLTPVYLNDLPWVRDAVAVYGSGKDSYQSGFAAIRGDFFPRGRLPVDFIHDLHAQ, from the coding sequence GTGGCTTTACACACTAAAAGACTTTTACATCTCTTCTTTTTTTTCGGGGTTATTTACCCTCTGACCTCTCTGGACTTTAGTTCGAAAATTCCAAATGAACAACTTGTTGAAGAACTCCTTGATTCCATGACTGATGAAGACATCCTGGGTCAGGTATTCATGCTGGGTTATATGGGAGAAACAGCGTCAGAGGTCATCATGGACTGGATTACCGAGAAAAAGATCGGAGGAATCAAGATTTTCGGATGGAATGCCAATGATCTATCCGTCCTGGCCGATACGATTGGTAACATGCAGGACGGGGCACTGAATACGGAGTTTAAAATACCCCTGATCATTGCGACAGACCAGGAGGGCGGATGGGTTCGTCATATTAAGGGGGAAACATCCATAACTCCCGGAAATCTGGCTCTTGGAGCCTCAGGTATCCCCTACGACTCATATATGACTGGTTTGTACATAGGTCAGGAACTTAGACGTCTGGGAATTAATATGAATTTTGCCCCCACCGTGGATGTTTACCTCAATCCGCTGGCCGATGTAATCGGCCCCAGAGCATTTTCCCAGGACCCGATACAGACGGGATCACTGGGAACCGCCTTTTTCAAGGGGATGGAAGAGGCTGCTGTTATCAGCACGGCGAAACATTTTCCGGGTCATGGCAATGCCGATGAAGACTCCCATGGAACCCTTCCTGTGATTCCCTCGACTCTTGACTTCCTTGAATCACATGACCTGATTCCCTATAAAATGATGATTAAGGAAGGGTTACCTGCCATCATGGTGGGGCATCTGGCCTTCCCGAATATAACAGAAAATATGAAACCTGCCTCTTTATGCCCTATCTTTCTTAAGGATATTCTCAGGGATGAAATGAACTACGAAGGATTAGTCATCACCGACGATCTAGTCATGCAAGGGGCTCGATACAATAACAGAAGCCTTCCCGAGGTGTGTGAAACAGCCCTGCGCGCGGGGAGTGATATTCTTCTGATAAGCAGGAATCCTGATGTACATGAAGAAATTTGGCAATACCTGATAAAGCTTATGAAAGTTGACCCTGGTTTTGCGCAGGATGTCCGCACAGCCGCCTCCAGGGTATTGAAAATCAAGGCAAAATATCTCAAAAGGCCGGATCATGTCCCCTTTCACCCCTCCTCTGTTGGAATCAAGGAAGACATTCCCGGTAGGGACAGCAAAGAATTCTTTTTTGGTCAGGCCGCCCGCAGTACAACCTTAGTAAGGCAGTCGGTCATACCTGTACCATTCAACAGCACAGCACTCATCTGCGGCCTATATTCTGATTTCAGAAGGCAGGGAGAAGCCATGTTTGAAGGAAGTAGCCTGAAAATCCCCTATTCCTTTGACAATAACGAAAAATGGGACGTGATCAGCCGCATCAGACAGAGGGCTGAAGACTATGACTTTATCATTTTTAGTCTTTCCAGATATCAGGATCTGTATATCCTGAAAGAATTGGAGGACCTGGCTGAAAAAATCATTGTTTTATCTTCGTTGACTCCAGTCTATCTGAATGACTTGCCCTGGGTACGGGATGCCGTAGCCGTTTACGGCAGCGGTAAAGACTCCTATCAATCCGGCTTTGCTGCCATCCGGGGAGATTTTTTTCCCAGAGGAAGACTACCTGTCGATTTTATCCATGACCTTCATGCCCAGTGA
- the trxB gene encoding thioredoxin-disulfide reductase, protein MEKDFVIIGGGIAGLSAAQYGSRANLDTLVIEEMAPGGQALLIADLENYPGFPEPVNGFQFSMDMHKQAQKFGAEFLTASVKSIKKEGKFFTIETSKESITAKAVVLATGAKHRHLEIPGEEEFGGRGVSYCATCDGPFFKNKKMLVVGGGDAACDEANYLANLTDKVVMIHRRDRFRAQKAVADRVLNNPNIEVRFNTVAKEIKGNDVKLNRVILAKTDSDEVMEEEFDAVFVFVGSIPQTQLVPDVKKDETGYIIADTNMESSLRGLYAVGDVRDTPFRQLITAAADGALAAHSASNYIDDLKGEAYI, encoded by the coding sequence ATGGAAAAAGATTTTGTCATTATCGGCGGTGGAATAGCAGGATTGAGTGCAGCACAGTATGGTTCCAGAGCAAACCTGGACACTCTGGTCATTGAGGAAATGGCACCGGGAGGACAAGCCCTTCTGATTGCAGATCTGGAAAACTATCCCGGATTCCCTGAACCGGTCAATGGATTTCAATTTTCAATGGATATGCATAAGCAGGCACAGAAATTTGGGGCCGAGTTTTTGACGGCCTCTGTCAAGAGTATTAAAAAAGAGGGTAAATTTTTTACCATCGAGACTTCTAAAGAATCGATCACAGCTAAAGCGGTTGTCCTGGCAACGGGAGCGAAACACCGTCATCTGGAGATACCCGGTGAAGAAGAGTTCGGGGGCAGAGGTGTTTCCTACTGCGCCACTTGCGACGGCCCATTCTTCAAGAATAAAAAGATGCTCGTTGTCGGTGGTGGAGATGCCGCCTGTGATGAAGCCAATTACCTGGCAAACCTGACGGACAAAGTGGTGATGATCCACAGAAGAGACAGATTCAGAGCTCAGAAAGCCGTGGCTGACAGAGTCCTGAACAATCCTAATATTGAGGTCCGTTTCAATACTGTTGCTAAGGAGATCAAAGGAAATGACGTTAAATTGAATCGGGTCATCCTTGCAAAAACAGACAGTGATGAAGTAATGGAAGAGGAATTTGATGCTGTCTTTGTCTTTGTCGGTTCCATCCCCCAAACCCAACTTGTCCCGGATGTAAAAAAAGATGAGACAGGATATATAATTGCTGATACCAATATGGAATCTTCTCTTAGGGGTCTCTATGCGGTGGGAGATGTACGTGATACTCCCTTCAGGCAGCTCATTACAGCGGCAGCCGATGGTGCCTTAGCAGCTCACTCTGCTTCTAACTATATTGACGACCTCAAGGGAGAAGCCTATATTTAA
- a CDS encoding tetratricopeptide repeat protein codes for MKNYPLKSFIFILYIVLTLTVWGESIPFQSDKVFESYGAMKDPLGYDQLIRLYLISSSLTESELPGYEQKIKLILEESEDLVSTSMAEAEKTEALLSFMHRKLLKRYSLTQTRLDTLIDRGTYNCVSSAAFFIILTRYHGIRIEGIHVDDHAFCILPSRGDRIEIDIETTSEWGFDPGSRKEFHSSFTDKTGFVYVPPGNYRQRVHLGDKDMAGLILQNRIVELQKRNKHRDALTLSADRLVLTGSLQAQSDYFDTVQNAAALLNTQKDYLAAVSLINEASTGPYSVPAFLKNTRSQILYNACAEMVNNNKLQEAADFLAAQGDYMMPSEQSMMKFLIAQRTLELKVGEPFSRATINEIKQALDSTLITEARALSLAAYHYSLQAELFSAEGRHKEALNFLQGAPSWVQQDREYKRILNIIRDNTAIAYHNQMLVLINEGKKKEAEELLNEALDLIPGHSLLLQDKRNITR; via the coding sequence ATGAAGAATTATCCCCTCAAATCATTTATTTTTATTCTATATATAGTACTGACTTTGACGGTTTGGGGAGAATCCATCCCCTTCCAGTCAGATAAAGTCTTTGAATCCTATGGGGCGATGAAAGATCCCCTGGGATATGACCAACTTATCCGCCTCTATCTGATCAGTTCAAGCCTCACTGAAAGTGAGCTGCCCGGGTATGAGCAGAAAATAAAATTGATCCTGGAAGAATCTGAAGATCTGGTTTCTACTTCAATGGCGGAAGCAGAAAAGACAGAAGCCCTACTGTCCTTCATGCATAGGAAGCTTCTAAAACGCTACAGCCTTACCCAGACCCGTCTGGATACTCTGATTGATAGGGGGACCTATAACTGTGTTTCCTCAGCAGCCTTTTTTATCATTCTGACCCGCTATCATGGTATCCGGATTGAAGGGATTCATGTTGACGATCATGCCTTTTGCATCCTTCCCTCCAGGGGGGATCGCATAGAAATAGATATTGAGACGACAAGTGAATGGGGTTTTGACCCGGGGAGCCGGAAAGAATTCCATTCCAGTTTTACCGACAAAACAGGATTCGTCTATGTGCCACCGGGAAATTACAGACAAAGAGTCCATCTGGGTGACAAGGATATGGCGGGGTTGATCCTGCAGAATCGAATCGTTGAACTGCAGAAAAGAAATAAACATAGGGATGCATTGACTCTGAGTGCGGACCGTCTTGTTCTGACCGGTTCTCTTCAGGCACAATCTGATTATTTTGATACAGTGCAGAATGCAGCTGCCTTGTTGAATACTCAAAAGGACTATCTTGCTGCAGTGAGTCTTATAAACGAAGCCTCTACTGGTCCCTACAGTGTTCCTGCTTTTTTGAAAAATACCCGGTCACAGATCCTCTATAATGCCTGTGCTGAGATGGTCAACAATAACAAGCTCCAGGAGGCTGCTGATTTTCTGGCTGCTCAGGGAGATTATATGATGCCGTCTGAACAGAGTATGATGAAGTTCCTTATCGCACAGCGCACACTGGAATTGAAAGTAGGGGAGCCATTTTCCAGGGCTACCATAAATGAGATTAAACAGGCCCTGGATTCAACATTGATAACAGAGGCAAGAGCCCTCTCTCTGGCAGCATACCACTATAGTCTGCAAGCAGAATTGTTCTCAGCTGAAGGACGTCATAAAGAGGCCTTGAATTTTCTCCAGGGAGCCCCCTCATGGGTCCAGCAGGACCGGGAATATAAAAGGATTCTGAACATCATTCGGGATAATACAGCCATTGCTTACCACAATCAAATGCTTGTCCTGATCAATGAAGGGAAAAAAAAAGAGGCTGAAGAG
- the glgA gene encoding glycogen synthase GlgA — MKILMMTSETVPFAKSGGLADMVSALSLSLKQLGNDVRILLPLYDSIDAEGFESLGMIDIDMVNRFERVHLYTTTLEDSAIPVYFIENSKFFGRKGIYGPTPSSSYPDNAQRYSLLSRSFIEVCTHIEWIPDVIHSHDWPCGLASIYLKKAPEAFLECSSVFTIHNMGYQGCYTKQDLPWIGLTPDETRSYHMMEECQINFLKTAIENNDHITTVSPGYALEIQTLPYGHGLDQSLSHRKNDLTGILNGVDYDSWNPIHDAFIAPDNYSFMDFKGKRNCKARLQNRFGLEIDPDIPLFAMISRLVEQKGIEELCKPGSGILKDFCNEKKVQMVILGTGEPWCEEELTRLSRIFPNLSVKITYNEELSHLIEGGADFFMMPSRYEPCGLNQLYSLKYGTIPIVRRTGGLADSVKDPEDVGWEEATGFAFDKADPLDFRQALDRAVNCWENQPQLIDEMRLKGMKEDFSWGPSAHSYLKIYEELVSLKKI, encoded by the coding sequence ATGAAGATTCTGATGATGACCAGTGAAACAGTTCCCTTTGCGAAGTCCGGCGGCCTGGCAGATATGGTCAGTGCCCTCTCCCTTTCATTGAAGCAGTTGGGAAACGATGTCAGGATACTCCTGCCCCTCTACGATTCTATTGATGCAGAGGGTTTTGAATCTCTTGGAATGATAGATATAGATATGGTCAACAGATTTGAAAGGGTCCATCTTTATACAACAACTCTCGAAGACTCGGCCATACCTGTCTATTTTATTGAGAACAGTAAATTTTTTGGAAGAAAGGGCATCTACGGTCCCACCCCATCCTCCTCATACCCGGATAACGCCCAGAGATACAGCCTCCTCAGCCGGAGCTTCATAGAAGTCTGCACCCATATAGAATGGATTCCCGATGTGATTCACAGTCATGACTGGCCTTGCGGATTGGCTTCCATTTATCTTAAAAAAGCTCCTGAAGCATTCCTTGAATGCTCCTCTGTTTTCACTATTCATAATATGGGCTATCAGGGCTGCTATACGAAGCAGGATCTTCCCTGGATCGGTCTTACCCCGGATGAAACGAGAAGCTACCATATGATGGAAGAGTGTCAAATCAATTTTCTAAAAACTGCCATTGAGAATAACGATCACATCACCACCGTATCACCCGGATATGCCCTGGAAATTCAGACCCTTCCTTATGGACACGGATTGGATCAGTCCCTGAGTCACCGGAAAAATGATCTGACCGGAATTCTCAATGGTGTGGATTATGACAGCTGGAATCCCATCCACGATGCTTTTATTGCTCCGGATAATTATTCTTTTATGGATTTTAAAGGGAAAAGAAACTGCAAAGCCAGACTTCAGAATAGATTCGGATTGGAAATTGATCCGGATATACCTCTTTTTGCCATGATATCCCGTCTTGTTGAGCAGAAAGGAATAGAAGAACTCTGTAAACCCGGTTCGGGAATATTGAAAGATTTTTGCAATGAAAAAAAAGTACAGATGGTGATTCTGGGTACCGGGGAACCCTGGTGTGAAGAAGAACTGACCCGGTTGAGCCGCATTTTCCCGAATCTGTCGGTCAAAATCACCTACAATGAAGAGCTGTCTCATCTGATTGAAGGGGGAGCAGATTTTTTTATGATGCCCAGCCGCTATGAACCCTGCGGATTGAATCAGCTCTACAGTCTTAAATATGGAACGATCCCCATTGTGAGAAGAACCGGAGGACTAGCCGATTCGGTCAAAGACCCCGAGGATGTCGGCTGGGAAGAGGCCACAGGTTTTGCCTTTGACAAGGCCGACCCTCTGGATTTCAGACAGGCCCTGGATAGAGCTGTAAACTGCTGGGAGAATCAGCCACAGCTGATTGATGAAATGAGATTAAAAGGCATGAAGGAAGACTTTTCATGGGGTCCGTCGGCCCATTCATATCT